One genomic window of Osmia bicornis bicornis chromosome 5, iOsmBic2.1, whole genome shotgun sequence includes the following:
- the LOC114880104 gene encoding uncharacterized protein LOC114880104: MGLFVMQNFHGIILFIWIVSILTLSKSDVVKTDGTAPLTSALNATSVHAFPKNEHQTLPSSVNSTSASVVPTKTSNFQKNVTTPSVAGEGGPISIPSTTQDMTSFHSPNVSKEENTQNTENRKNTKIVSRKGANEMLNTKQENVADDEVATLNDTKLIPESSSTASIPHNNEKPIDLNTNALKLNTTTLNNTLNAVNITQEMLSKSTTVTASSVQEHRPKPTATVVGPNSDKRAFISHTKGLHLGMSKKINYVFPVIVTLIALPILGAIIFMIYKQGRDCWDKRHYRRMDFLIDGMYND; the protein is encoded by the exons atgggTTTATTTGTGATGCAAAATTTCCATGGAATAATTCTGTTTATATGGATTGTATCTATTCTAACCTTATCTAAGAGTGATGTGGTTAAAACAGATGGTACTGCACCTTTGACATCTGCATTAAATGCAACTTCTGTCCACGCATTTCCAAAAAATGAACATCAGACATTACCCTCATCAGTTAATTCAACATCTGCATCCGTTGTTCCTACAAAAACATCGAAC TTTCAGAAAAATGTTACTACTCCTTCAGTTGCTGGAGAAGGCGGTCCAATTTCAATACCTTCTACTACACAAGACATGACTTCTTTCCATTCACCAAATGTTTCTAAAGAAGAAAATACTCAGAATAcagaaaatagaaagaataCCAAAATTGTATCAAGAAAGGGAGCAAACGAAATGCTAAATACAAAACAAGAAAATGTTGCTGACGATGAAGTAGCAACGCTTAATGATACAAAGCTAATACCTGAATCTTCTTCAACAGCAAGTATTCCTCATAATAATGAAAAACCTATTGATCTTAATACAAACGCTTTAAAATTGAATACTACTACTCTAAATAATACTTTAAATGCTGTAAACATAACGCAAGAAATGTTATCGAAAAGTACTACTGTAACAGCGTCTTCGGTTCAAGAACATCGACCAAAACCAACGGCTACAGTAGTAGGACCTAACAGTGATAAACGAGCATTTATATCGCATACGAAAGGTTTGCATTTAGGAATgtcgaagaaaattaattatgtttttCCAGTTATTGTTACTCTCATAGCTCTGCCGATATTAGGTGCTATTATTTTCATGATATATAAACAAGGTAGGGATTGTTGGGACAAAAGACATTACCGGAGGATGGATTTTCTTATCGATGGAATGTACaatgattaa
- the LOC114880116 gene encoding uncharacterized protein LOC114880116 — translation MSNDDKELKEVVLRDLEPVLHQKIDNKFTIENFTTKSLLPPGENYGSSIFSVHVELKNEKTGKKEELELIAKMVPPTEFQRRLFNSSRTFMKEIFMYDTIIPAYNKLELECGFRESELFDIAAKFYGSRLSSQPGTDFDDNAVILMDNLKVKGYYTGDRSKGYDLEHAEMTVKALARFHALGIATKIKKPGIFEVFKMYAKSLPGESVGGSMFKLILSKIKEDPEMNPYFDKCYKIFTEVTIDNIWNDTLREPWTTIIHSDFWVNNVMFRRNEKGAVDDVKFIDFQIYLYGSPIRDLLFFLFSSVELEVTDEEIENLMDEYYVAFIKTLEKMGCKTDVFTKEGFKEKMHEDAEREFVHLCFMVKILTLSVSDIDDFNYDKMQNVLNEYKGNDLFIERLRRVVLSFVKRNWI, via the exons ATGAGTAACGATGACAAAGAATTGAAGGAGGTTGTGCTTCGTGATCTGGAGCCGGTTTTGCATCAGAAAATCGACAATAAATTTACTATCGAGAATTTCACGACCAAATCGTTGTTACCGCCCGGGGAGAATTATGGAAGCTCGATTTTCAGTGTCCATGTCGAATTGAAGAATGAGAAAACTGGAAAAAAGGAGGAACTTGAGCTGATCGCGAAGATGGTACCACCGACCGAGTTCCAGAGACGTTTATTCAACAGCTCTCGTACATTTATGAAAGAGATCTTTATGTACGACACCATCATCCCGGCGTACAATAAACTGGAACTCGAGTGCGGGTTCAGGGAGAGCGAATTGTTCGACATTGCAGCGAAATTTTATGGATCCAGGTTGTCGTCGCAGCCGGGTACCGATTTCGACGACAACGCGGTTATTCTGATGGATAATTTGAAGGTCAAGGGTTATTACACCGGTGATAGATCTAAAG GTTACGACTTAGAACACGCGGAAATGACAGTGAAAGCATTAGCGAGATTCCACGCTTTAGGAATAGCTACCAAGATAAAGAAGCCTGGTATTTTCGAGGTGTTCAAGATGTACGCAAAATCATTGCCCGGTGAGAGCGTCGGTGGAAGcatgtttaaattgatcttgAGCAAAATAAAGGAGGATCCGGAAATGAATCCGTATTTCGATAAATGTTACAAAATCTTTACGGAAGTGACGATAGATAATATCTGGAACGACACTCTTCGTGAACCATGGACGACCATCATTCATTCGGACTTCTGGGTGAACAACGTGATGTTTCGTCGGAACGAGAAGGGCGCTGTCGATGACGTGAAATTCATCGACTTTCAAATATACCTATACGGTAGTCCGATACGCGATTTATTGTTTTTCTTGTTCTCGAGCGTGGAACTGGAGGTAACTGACGAAGAAATAGAGAATCTAATGGATGAGTATTACGTAGCGTTCATAAAGACGTTAGAGAAAATGGGATGTAAAACTGACGTTTTCACCAAGGAGGGATTCAAAGAGAAAATGCACGAGGATGCCGAGCGTGAATTCGTACATTTGTGCTTCATGGTAAAGATACTCACGTTGAGCGTGAGTGACATTGATGATTTCAATTATGATAAAATGCAAAACGTTTTGAATGAATACAAAGGTAACGATTTGTTCATCGAACGGCTACGCAGAGTGGTGTTATCTTTCGTTAAACGTAATTGGATCTAA